The genome window TCTGGGAGAGTATATGATGCATTCCGTACGGGATGCCATGGACGGAATGGATGCGGTCCTGGTCATTTTTGATGTCACCCATCTGACCGATAATGACCTGACCATTGCTACGGATATGAAAGGGAAGAAGGTGCCGGTGATCCTGGCCCTGAACAAGATCGACCTGGCATCCCCGGAAGAAATCCTTGCCGCCACAGCCAAAGCAGCGGATGCCGGATTTGATGAGATCATTCCTGTCAGCGCAAAAACCGGCAGCGGAGTGGATGAACTGATTCAGTGTATCAGGAAACAGCTTCCAGAAGGACCGCGTTATTTCCCTGATGATATGATCACAGATCAGCCGGAACGTATCCTCTGTGCTGAAATTATCCGTGAAAAAGCACTTCGCCACCTGAGGGACGAAGTGCCGCATGGGATCGATGTTGAAATTATGAAGATCGAGCAGCTCAGTGACCGTCTTACCGAGATCAACGCCACCGTATACTGCGAGAGAAGCGCGCATAAGGGCATCATTATCGGAAAAAACGGAGCCATGCTCCAGACAATCGGTACCGAAGCCAGAGGCGATATCGAGAAACTGCTCGATACACATGTCAACCTGAAGCTCTGGGTGAAGGTACGTCCGGACTGGCGTAACAATGTCTCAGACCTGAAAAATCTCGGCTACGATATCTGAGTTTCGCTTTTCTCTTTTCTTATCTGAAAACCTGATAGATACCGCATTTCAGGTATTCTGTTTCCTGGGCATAGGGAAGAATCGGATGATCTTTTCCCTGTGTCCTGAATTCTACCTGCCGCAGGAGCACTTTTGCGTCCCTGGCCGCATCCAGCACCATATTACGGAACATTTCAGGAAGAACATGCTGGCTGCAGGAACAGGTGATCAGGTAGCCGCCTGTTTCGATCATTTTCATCGCGCGCAGGTTGATTTCCTTATAGC of Aristaeella lactis contains these proteins:
- the era gene encoding GTPase Era codes for the protein MKQQEQKHYSGFVTIIGRPNVGKSSLMNRMIGEKIAIVSSRPQTTRSRIMGVLSQADYQIVFLDTPGIHDPRTRLGEYMMHSVRDAMDGMDAVLVIFDVTHLTDNDLTIATDMKGKKVPVILALNKIDLASPEEILAATAKAADAGFDEIIPVSAKTGSGVDELIQCIRKQLPEGPRYFPDDMITDQPERILCAEIIREKALRHLRDEVPHGIDVEIMKIEQLSDRLTEINATVYCERSAHKGIIIGKNGAMLQTIGTEARGDIEKLLDTHVNLKLWVKVRPDWRNNVSDLKNLGYDI